The Calothrix sp. PCC 7507 DNA segment AAAGCCGGCATTTTTGGAAAAGGAGCGAAACTCGATCGCTACTTCTCTTGCACCCTCAATTTCATATATAGAATGGGGAATATCAGGATCAGTGATGTAAGCTTCGTAAGCAGCATCAAAGAAAATGATTGAACCGTTTGCTTTAGCATAGTCTACCCATGCTTTTAGGTGTTCTTTAGTAGCAGTTGCACCAGTGGGGTTATTGGGAAAGCAAAGATAAATTAAATCAACTTTCTTTTGGGGAATCTCTGCGGTGAAGTTGTTTTCAGCCGTCACGGGTAGATAAATCAAGCCTGCAAACTCGCCTTTGTCGTTGGCATTCCCCGTATTTCCAGCCATGACGTTAGTATCTACATAGACAGGATACACTGGGTCAGTGACAGCGATCGCATTATCATGACCAAAGATTTCCAGAATGTTCCCAGAATCGCACTTAGAACCGTCAGAAACGAAGATTTCTGAAGCATCTATGTCAGTACCCCGTGCTTGGAAATCTTGCGCTGCAATTTTTTCTCTTAACCAAGCATAGCCTTGTTCTGGGCCGTAGCCTTTAAAGGTAGTGCGATCGCCCATTTCGTCAACGGCTTTGATCATAGCTTGGCGACAAGCTGCTGGTAAAGGTTCCGTGACATCGCCAATACCAAGGCGGATAATCTTCGCATCAGGATTGGCTTGTGCAAAAGCATTAACCCGCCGCGCAATTTCCGGAAACAGGTAACCGGCTTTCAGCTTCAGATAGTTATCGTTAATCGTTGCCATTGTAATTTGTGAAAAACGCCCTCAAACAGCTTACTGCTAAATTTTAGATGTGAGACACCTTTGTCGCTTTTGGCATAACGATAGCTTATTGTGGAATTGCGATCGCACAACTTGATGAAAATACAATACGCTAAAATAGCCCTAGAAGCGATGACTGATAACTGTTAACTGATAAGGAAGTCTTGTAATGAGCATCCCACTTGTAGACCAGTCTACAGAAGAGAAATTGGTAATTCTCAAAGATGTTTCTTGGGAGCAATTCAAAGGTATTGAGACACATCTCCAGGATAATCATCATATACGCTTGTCTTACTTATCAGGAATCTTAGAAATTATGGCTCCAATTGGTGAGAAACATGAGGAAGTGAAAAGCACAGTTGGCTTGCTGCTAGAAGTTTATATGAAATTGTTGGGTATTCGATTTTACAGACGTGGTGGTTTTACTTTGGAAGAACAGGGGT contains these protein-coding regions:
- a CDS encoding LL-diaminopimelate aminotransferase, producing the protein MATINDNYLKLKAGYLFPEIARRVNAFAQANPDAKIIRLGIGDVTEPLPAACRQAMIKAVDEMGDRTTFKGYGPEQGYAWLREKIAAQDFQARGTDIDASEIFVSDGSKCDSGNILEIFGHDNAIAVTDPVYPVYVDTNVMAGNTGNANDKGEFAGLIYLPVTAENNFTAEIPQKKVDLIYLCFPNNPTGATATKEHLKAWVDYAKANGSIIFFDAAYEAYITDPDIPHSIYEIEGAREVAIEFRSFSKNAGFTGTRCALTVVPKTLTAKAADGSDVELWKLWNRRQSTKFNGVSYIVQRGAEAVYSDEGQAQIKALVSFYLENAKIIREQLTAAGLAVYGGVNAPYVWVKTPNGLSSWEFFDKLLQTVNVVGTPGSGFGAAGEGYFRISAFNSRENVEEAMQRITRLS